The Campylobacter sp. CN_NE2 genome contains a region encoding:
- a CDS encoding 3'(2'),5'-bisphosphate nucleotidase CysQ family protein, translated as MQDLLNLAVMAAKDAGKEILKHYEKFEIYEKEDKSPLTTADLAANEIILKILGKSGIKICSEESILSADERKNTEMFWLVDPLDGTKEFIAQNGEFCVCIALIKAGRPILSAIYIPVSDELFYSKGEGIVYKNGEILPKCDRTPNLFLLGRHGNSAKRTELANKFGYELKRIGSAIKFCRICENKAGAYSRLGPSSLWDIAAGDFLVTQSGGVIIDLKTRELPRYNSESLINNPYLVLDINNVKFLDEMLRNL; from the coding sequence CGAAAGATGCCGGCAAGGAAATTTTAAAACATTATGAAAAATTCGAAATTTACGAAAAAGAAGATAAATCTCCGCTTACGACGGCAGATTTGGCTGCAAATGAGATAATTTTAAAAATTTTAGGCAAAAGTGGGATAAAAATTTGCTCCGAAGAGAGCATTTTAAGTGCCGATGAACGCAAAAATACCGAAATGTTTTGGCTTGTTGATCCGCTTGACGGGACAAAAGAATTTATTGCACAAAATGGCGAATTTTGCGTTTGTATTGCTTTGATAAAAGCCGGACGGCCGATTTTGAGTGCGATTTATATCCCCGTAAGTGATGAGCTTTTTTATAGCAAAGGCGAAGGCATAGTCTATAAAAATGGCGAAATTTTGCCCAAATGCGATAGGACACCAAATTTGTTTTTACTTGGAAGACACGGAAATTCGGCAAAAAGAACAGAATTAGCTAACAAATTTGGCTATGAATTAAAAAGAATTGGTTCGGCGATTAAATTTTGTAGAATTTGCGAAAACAAAGCAGGTGCGTATTCTAGGCTTGGTCCGTCTTCGCTTTGGGACATCGCTGCGGGGGATTTTTTGGTTACTCAAAGCGGCGGTGTGATAATAGATTTAAAAACGCGTGAGCTACCAAGATACAACAGCGAGAGCCTGATAAATAATCCTTATTTAGTCTTAGATATAAATAATGTCAAATTTTTGGATGAAATGCTTAGAAATTTATAA